One bacterium genomic window carries:
- a CDS encoding polysaccharide biosynthesis/export family protein: MNKFLIVVLLIILSIHRQEIASGEITHAESLVEITPVLPDSLTSYTRLSFKISNIGVNDIPSFIFQVSLIDPDNKLIWEKVKTSGLLKPNQRKNFKFYIPLKEIKDGNYQLKYILIYANKEVEDKIDIPSKIPANISRIPSGKEDLKVEKIENVYTIGASDILEIFVSEDPDLRKAVTVTPDGKIYFPIVGNIDVIGMTPTELSKKIANDLSKKDYLVNPTVTVAVVQINSKKFSIIGEVVKPGVFSVNEEITLLKAIALAGGFTPFADLRKITVLRKKDVKYDRIKIDVTEIIKKGKLQKNIGICPEDIIIVPASLF, from the coding sequence ATGAATAAATTTTTAATTGTAGTCTTACTTATTATTTTGAGTATCCATCGTCAGGAAATAGCATCAGGGGAAATAACTCACGCTGAATCTTTAGTGGAGATTACACCTGTTTTGCCAGATTCGTTGACTTCTTATACACGGCTATCTTTTAAAATATCGAATATCGGTGTTAATGATATTCCCTCTTTCATCTTTCAAGTTAGCCTCATAGACCCGGATAATAAATTAATCTGGGAAAAGGTGAAAACCTCCGGGCTTTTAAAACCTAACCAAAGAAAAAATTTTAAATTTTATATTCCTTTAAAAGAGATTAAAGATGGTAACTACCAATTAAAATATATATTAATCTATGCCAATAAAGAAGTAGAGGATAAGATAGATATTCCTTCAAAGATTCCTGCTAATATCTCCAGAATCCCATCGGGAAAAGAAGATTTAAAAGTTGAGAAGATAGAGAATGTTTATACGATAGGTGCGTCTGACATCTTAGAGATATTTGTTTCAGAAGATCCGGATTTAAGGAAGGCAGTAACTGTTACTCCAGATGGTAAGATTTATTTTCCGATAGTCGGAAATATAGATGTTATAGGAATGACTCCAACTGAATTAAGTAAAAAGATTGCCAATGATTTGAGTAAAAAAGATTATCTTGTCAATCCTACGGTCACAGTTGCCGTGGTCCAAATTAATAGTAAGAAATTCTCTATCATTGGTGAAGTAGTAAAACCCGGCGTGTTTTCAGTTAATGAAGAAATTACGCTACTTAAAGCAATTGCATTAGCCGGTGGTTTTACACCGTTTGCAGATTTGCGTAAGATTACTGTTTTGCGCAAAAAAGATGTAAAATATGATAGGATTAAAATAGATGTGACTGAAATCATAAAAAAAGGCAAGTTACAAAAAAATATTGGCATTTGCCCGGAGGATATAATTATCGTCCCGGCGAGTTTATTCTAA
- the queA gene encoding tRNA preQ1(34) S-adenosylmethionine ribosyltransferase-isomerase QueA produces the protein MKVSDFDYNLPKELIAQHPLPCRDESKLLVLNRKTDKIEDRVFKDIIEYLSKDDTLILNNTKVFPARLFTTARKPVEILLHRNSEGQVWEVLIKHSKKVNVGAKLPFGDNLSGELIEKKGNRGYIKFEYEGDFFEIVEKIGKTPLPPYIKREAVPSDIERYQAIYAKYPGAVAAPTAGLHFTKELLKKISDKGVKFAFITLHVGIGTFSPIRKEDVIEHHMEEEYYEISPESAETINQTNGKRIVVGTTTVRALETAGKNPESKIIPCSGWTGLFIYPGFEFKLTDMLITNFHLPKTTLLILVSAFTGREKILSAYTHAINGGYRFYSYGDAMLIV, from the coding sequence ATGAAAGTAAGTGATTTTGATTATAATTTACCTAAAGAATTAATTGCTCAACATCCTTTACCCTGCCGTGATGAATCCAAACTATTAGTTTTAAACCGTAAAACTGACAAAATTGAAGATAGGGTTTTTAAAGATATAATTGAGTATTTAAGTAAAGATGATACCCTGATACTAAATAATACAAAGGTTTTTCCTGCAAGATTATTTACAACAGCGAGAAAACCGGTAGAAATTCTACTCCATAGAAACTCCGAGGGACAGGTATGGGAGGTGTTAATTAAACATTCTAAAAAGGTAAATGTCGGAGCAAAGTTACCATTTGGAGACAATCTAAGCGGTGAATTAATAGAAAAAAAGGGTAATCGGGGATATATTAAATTTGAATATGAAGGAGACTTTTTTGAAATCGTTGAGAAGATAGGGAAAACCCCATTACCGCCTTATATTAAAAGAGAAGCCGTTCCGTCGGATATTGAGCGATATCAAGCTATCTATGCCAAATATCCTGGTGCAGTGGCGGCACCTACGGCTGGTCTCCATTTTACTAAAGAATTACTTAAAAAAATATCCGATAAAGGGGTAAAATTTGCGTTCATTACCTTGCATGTGGGCATAGGCACATTTAGTCCGATTAGAAAGGAAGATGTCATCGAACATCACATGGAGGAGGAATATTACGAGATTAGTCCTGAGTCGGCTGAAACAATTAATCAAACTAATGGAAAAAGAATAGTGGTTGGAACGACTACGGTACGGGCATTAGAAACAGCAGGGAAAAATCCAGAATCTAAAATAATCCCTTGTTCCGGGTGGACAGGATTATTTATTTACCCGGGGTTTGAATTTAAACTAACAGATATGCTCATTACTAATTTCCATTTGCCAAAGACGACGCTTCTGATTTTAGTAAGTGCCTTTACTGGCAGGGAAAAGATTCTGTCTGCATATACCCACGCTATCAATGGGGGGTATAGATTTTATAGCTACGGCGATGCAATGTTGATTGTATAA